TTGTATTGCTTCGATAAGCGATCGCACTTGTTCAGTGCCTTCAGATGGTTCAAAAGATAAGGGGAATTTACCTTTGGCGATCATTCTTAATCCCAGAGGTGCAAGACTGAGTAATCCTCTAAGATCACGAAAATAATTGCCAACTACTTGTAAACCAAATTGGCGTTCATCAATCCAACCCCCTTCTTTTACCAACTCGACTAAAACTTTACGGTGACGAATGGAACGGGTATCAGCTTTTTGTTTGTGTGTGAGAATTTCTTGTTTAATTTTGGTGATTTGTTCTAGGGGTGCGACTTCCATTGGACAAACTGAATCGCAATATAAACAACGAGTACAACCCCACACTCCTTTAGTACCTTCGTTGTAATTTTCTAAGCGATTTTCTGTGGTGCTATCACGAGAATCCGCAACCATACGATAGGCTTTAGCTAAAGCATGGGGGCCAACAAAATCGGGATTAACTTCACGGGCATTGCATTCAGAATAACAAGCACCGCACATGATACAGTTACCAGTTTGATCAAGGAGCGATCGCTCTTGGGGTGTTTGTAAAAATTCTCGTTCTGGGATTTGTCGTGCTGCTGTACTTATATATGGAGCAACTGCCTCCAAATTATCCCAAAAACTGCTCATATCTACTACTAAATCTTTAATCACAGGCATATTACCCAAAGGTGCAACCGTGATTTCTAAATGAGGATTTGCGGTATTTGTCAACGATTGTATTTGTTGTAATCTCGCAACTTCGCTGCCAACGTTTTCTTTGCAAGCTAAAGCTGAACGCCCATTGATTCGCATCGCACAGCTGCCACAAATGGTATTGCGACAATTTTTGCGAAATGCTAATGTGCCATCCTGCTCCCATTTAATTCGATTTAAACAGTCAAGGATTGTATTACCAGGGTCTACCTCTAGAGGGTAAGTTTGCACAACAGGCACAGAATTTTGTTGCTGCCGAATAATCTTAAAAATAACTTCCATTGCTACCAACCAAAGTCTTAAAATTGCGTTACCAGCCTCAAAAATTATAAGTAAAGGCTAGTAGGTGCGAAAATTGAGCTATACTCTTGTTGCTCTTAATTCAAGGCCTAGTGTTAAAAGGCTGATGAGTAAAGAGCCACTGATTCTAGTTTAAGGATAACCATTAAAATTTTAGTTGTATTAGCACCATGTCCGAGATTTATGTTAAGCTCTAAGCCCTACTCCCAAATAGGCGATCGTCGCTTGTTGTTCACCTTACCTGTTTAAGAGTTAAAAACAAAAGATTTTTTTGGGAGATTAACTCAAGTTAATTATCTATATAACGAAAATATTCCCATTTAATACACTTCATCTGCTTAATACATCTTTATATCAACAAAGCTCATAGCTCAAATCTACTTATTGCAGAAATCAGGGAAATAATCACCAAAGGTTGATTTTTTGGTGATAGGGAAGTGTTAAAGCTGATAATAAACATCCGAATTGGGTTAATCAAGCACTTGACAGATGTACAAGATATTTATTCTTCCCAAAGACAGACACTCAAAATACTTGACTGTTGTTTGTCTCGTGAGAATAAACCAGGAGGTTTAAGCTCTCTGTATTTTTGTCTCTTCTCAATCTCTAACATCAAAGAATGGCAGCCACTCAAAACTGCGGATCTAAATTTAGATGAATTTTTCTAAAAGTGAGGCAGCAATACGTATGATAGCTAATAAACTCGTCTAAAAATCCTGACTGCTTGTTACCTCGTTAAGCTAAATGATTTAGATAAAAGTTTGTCTGTAAATTAAATTCAAACTTAAACAATTATTTTGCTATTATTAGTCCATGCTAGTATTTAATATAAAATTACGAAGCAACAAAACCAGTCTTAATCGTCGTATAAGCGCGATGACCACTACTTTGTTTTTTCGTAACATAGAGACATAAAATTTTCTGTCTCTATATCTGGGACAAAAGGTGTATGTCCAAGAGAGCATATTCAAATACTATGCTGTCTTAAGCTTAAGAGGAAGAACGGTTAAAACCTACAAATCAAGAGCAATAAAGGCAAGCACTGAAAGTGGAAAACCTGCAATTTATTGGGTCTACTTCTGATTGAGAGTAGAAACAACCTCGTTTGTAAAGGTGGCTTAAAGTTACACCGCTACAGTAGCGCCAAAAGAGAAAATCATTTAGTTTTCAATGGCGAATCATGGTTAAAAGTGCCGTAAAATCACCAAAATAAATGCCTGTGACAACCTTAACCTTTAATCAGTTGCAGGTAAGTATCATAATAGGCGCTTGTGGCTCCTCTATTAGTAGCAATTTAACCCTTCCCAAAAATTTTGAGTATCTTTTTACGGATACTCAAAAGTTAAATACTGGCATTAGACTACATAGTTTATCAGTTTGGAGAGAGTAAGGATAATTTGAGCGTAATGACAGAAACTGCAACTGCACCATTAACTGGAAAAGCACTGCTTGCTAAGGTAAAAGAACTTTCTAATTTACCCAGAAGAGAAAGAGCAAAGCAGTGTGGCTATTACACTGTTACTAAGAATAATCAGGTGCGCGTCAATCTGACTGATTTTTATGACGCTTTGCTATCGGCTAGAGGAATTCCTTTAAGTCCAGAAGCACCTAAAGATGGCCGCGGCCGCGAACCGACATATCGGGTTAGCGTTCATCAAAATGGTCAAATTGTCATTGGTGCAACTTACACTAAGGCAATGGGTTTAAAGCCTGGAGATGAATTTGAAATTAGATTGGGATACAAGCATATTCACCTAATTCAACTAGGTGAAAGTGATAAGAAAGGCATCTCCCCAGAGGATATGGATGAGGTAGATGAAGACTTAGACGAGGAAGAGTAAATTGGTCGATGGTAGGGAAAAGTGACAGCCAAATTTTAGGACTACATATCCCTACTATTACAGCCAATAACTCTGTTTAAGAATTCTGTACTAATAAAACGATACGATTAGACATGTTGCTCAAGCCACAAATTTTAGTAGAGTCTTGAAGATAAACCAATAAGTCTATCGTGTTTTTTTTATTTGTTTTAGCAAATTTTTTTCAGCCATCAGTCAACACCCTACTGTCATTTCTAGAAAATGCCTCAGTACCAGTTGTTTTGATGGCATTTTTTATCAGTTGGGTAGTATGTTGGTTGCCATTAGCAGTCATATCTGCTGTTTACGTGGGTTGGCGACCAACAAAACCTTTGCAGCCAGAGCAAAAGTTACCTCTCATAGTGACACTTTATTTATTAGCTCCCTTGGTGCTTTGGGGCGTAGTTTTGCTATGTAAAAAGTCTTTTGCTGATTATGGGTTAATCATAAATACTTCCCTGCTGGGTGGCTTAGGAATAGGTTTTGGGTTGGGATTACTCAGCCTAGGTGTGATGTTCGCTGTACAGTTTTGCCTGGGTTGGTGTGATTTTGAAAAGTCTAATATTAAGTTATTACCAGCTATCTTGCTACCGATTTTCTTAGTAGCGTTATTGGTAGGTGGTATTGAAGAATTAGTTTTTCGCGGTTTTTTGTTCACTGAATTAGAGCGAGATTATTCAGTTGGGATAGCAGCAGCAGTTTCTAGTTCTATTTTTGCGCTGCTGCATTTAGTTTGGGAACAGCAGGAAACTTTACCACAAGTACCTGGACTGTGGCTGATGGGAATGATGTTAGTGATGGCGAGAATAGCAGATAAAGGCAGTTTGGGTATAGCTTGGGGATTACATACAGCTTTGGTATGGGCGATCGCTACTATAGATACAGCCCAACTCATAACTTACACAGGTAAAGTATCAGAGTGGTGGACTGGTAAGTACAAAAAACCCCTGGCTGGGTTAGCAGGGATTTTTTGCGTTCTGGGAACTAGCTTGATTCTTTGGTTGATATCTAGGAATTTAGGAAATTGAGTAGAGAAAAGGAGTCATGGCAAAAGAAACTCAGCAACTCTTTTAAACGCAGAGTGACGCTGATGTTAGCGCCAAGTAACGCAGAGTGTTTGCAACGCTAATTTGCTACGAATTAATGAAATGGTATGCTCAGTGGTTTTTTAATATCGAAAAATGCGATCGCACCCCTAATTCTACCAGTGCGATCGCTTTCATTTTGCTCTACCCTAATTAAACAAGTGCAGCTGGGCAATAATAGTACTCACCAAATGATGAGTAATGGGTAGACTATCAATCACCATCGCCAAACATAACAGCATCATGTAGGAGATGGAGTAGAGAAACACATCTTTGGCTACAGTGCGGTCTTCTGGCTGTTGCAATAAACACCAAGATTTGCGGATAAATAATCCACCTAAACCAGATGCGATCGCCGCATAGATAATACCACTGGCATGTAAGGGATAGAACAATAACAGGGTGGCGACGACTGTAATGAGGGTATAATACCAAATTTGCTTGACTGTGGCTGTCGCACCCGCAATCACGGGAAGCATGGGAATACCTACCTTGGCGTAGTCATCACGAATCATCAACGCCAGCGCCCAGAAATGGGGCGGTGTCCATAAAAAGACAATGGCAAAAATTAACCACGCAGGCCAGCTTAAGGTATTTGTCACAGCTGCCCAACCAACCAACGCCGGAATTGCCCCAGCCGCACCACCAATCACAATATTCTGAGTGGTGTGACGCTTGAGCCAGTGGGTGTAAATCAGTATGTAAAAAACGATGCCAGAAAATGCGAGACAAGCTGCCAATAAATTAGCAAACACTGTTAGTAGGGTAAAAGAAAGTACAGCCAAAGCGATCGCAAAAATTAGCGCATCCCTTGGCTGTACTCTGCCAGAAGGCATAGGACGATGGCGCGTCCGTTCCATGTCGTAATCAATATCTCTGTCATAGATACAGTTGATTGTCTGAGCGCTGGCCGCAGCCAGTGTACCACCAGTCAGAGTGACTAACAACAGTAATGGGTCTACTTGTCCCTTAGCTGCAACCCACATACTCCCAGCCGTAGTAATCAAAAGCAAGGGAATAATTCGAGGTTTAGTTAGTTGGTAATAGCTTTGAATTACCTGGAGGAAAGTTTCGTGGTGGCGAGAGACATTAGTCTCAATCATCTTGGTTCTATTTCCTTAATTGTCAACAATGTGTGTCTAGTCTTAGCTCTGTCTGATTGTGGAGAGTGATCCGCCCAGAATGCCTTTGCTGGGGTGATAATCTTGAACCTTGCCGTTTCTGAATTTGAAGCGTCAGTGGCTAGTGTTTGAGAAACTCAGGCAGAGGTGAAGATAGGAAGACTTTCACCAGTTCTATGCGGTGAATTACTCATGACTAATGGCTAATGTCTTATCACCATTAGTCATCAGTCATCGTAGCGATCGCATCAGTTTGGCCACAAACCAGGATTTTTTAAGGATTCGAGCTTTTAGCTGGGGTATGCAAAGAATTTGTCGCCAAACCTACAGACAAACTGTTGATTTCACGATTAGCAGCCCAGTCACGCAATGCGAGAACCGTAAACCCGACCAAAGTACCAAGCAAAGCCGCACCGATAGCTTGGTGGGAGACAGTTAGCGGCTCGACTTGCAGATGCAAACGAAAAGTAGCAACGCCTAACAAAATTTGTAAGACCAATAAACCACCAGCCATATTTGCTAGTCGCCGCAAAGCTGGATGGAGGGCTGGTGTGCGCCAAGAAATTAAAACTACGGCTAGGGTTGCTACTGTTGGTGGTACTAACCCAAAAATATGGCTGTACATCACGCTGCAAAGTTCAGACGTACCAAAGCATTGGTGTAACGCCCAGCGAGAACCGACTATAGCGCCTATTAAACTCTGCACATAAACCAACATAGCCGCAGCTAAACCAATCCAGGGTAGCTTGCCTACATTCCCAGTTCCCTGATAGGGAGCCAGAGCCGTACCGACTACTAGTAGGGTGGTGAAAAATAACAGTGCTGTTCCCAAGTGGGCGGTAACGATGTCAAACCGCAGCAGTTCAGTAACGGTGAGTCCTCCCAAAATGCCTTGAAACACGATTAAAAACAGAGCAAAGCTTGCAGCCCAAGGCAACCAGACAGGCAAAGAGCGACGGTGCCACCAAGATAAACCAGCCAGTGCGATCGCGCTCACACCAATCAAGCTTGCATCCAAGCGGTGAAACCACTCCAAAAATACTTGGAGATTCATTTGTTTGGCTGGTACTAGTTCCCCGTAGCATAGCGGCCAGTCTGGGCAAGCAAGTCCGGCATTCATTACACGGGTGGCAGAGCCAATAGCCATTAAAATCAAGGTGGCTATAGACATTCTCCACACCAAGCGACGAATCATTTCCTTCGGCTTTTGTTGCTCAACTGCCGCATCATTTTGTTGTTTTAGGACAAATTCGTTCATGAACGATTCCTTCTGCCGATCTTGGTAGTAGCTCTCTTAAAATTTCTAATTTTTTCGTACCAACCCATTTCCACCCTAGCGTATACAGCCAAGTTTAGAGATGGGCTTTCACTTATTACTTTGAATCACTTCTGATGGTTTTAGTCTGAAGCTTTAGGTATTTTTCAAGTTGTGAGCAATAAGCAGTTGACAAACAATTTTCCTAACCTAAATTTTTTCTTAAATTTTTCCAGTTATCCCTATTTATCCTTGTCAGTATCTAATAAATCTCTTTTACTCAGAAATAGTAAAGTGGCTGAAAAAATTAATAAAAATTTCAGACCATTTGGCTTTATGTTTAATAGCCTAGACTACCTTAGTAAGTGGGCAGGTTTGAAAAAACGTAATCAATTAATTTAAGTAAGCCGTGAAAATTCCAAGTTCAATCTGGACATTACTGATTGGCATCGTACTAACGTTAGCCAGTCTTTGGTACGGTCAAAATCACGGTCTGTTGCCTACAGCAGCCTCTGATGAAGCCGTCTTAGTTGATGGTTTATTTAACTCGATGATGACCGTTTCTGTAGGTATATTTTTGATTGTTGAAGGTGTTTTAATCTACTCTGTATTTAAATACCGTCGGCGTGCTGGTGACAATGAAGACGGGCCACCAGTAGAAGGCAATGTACCTCTAGAAATCCTCTGGACGGCGATCCCAGCAATTATTGTGATCGGTATTTCTGTTTATAGCTTTGATGTGTATAACGAAATCGGTGGCTTCGATCCCCACGCTGTTCACGAAGCGCCTATAAATCAAAGTTCGATGAATATGCCCGGAGCCGCGTTCGCGCAGCGTGCGGGAACCGCTCTCGCAGCTACTTTGACAGATACTCCTCCTAGCACTGCTCCGAACCTGAATCAAGAAAAATCTGATGAGGCGATGCAAGACCCAGCCACAGCTGCTGTACGGAATGCTGATCAGATTCCCCAACTTCGTAATGCTCCTGGTGTAGGTAGTGTGGCTCCTACTCTTGGCTCCAGCCCCGACAAAGCAGGCCAGCCAGCCAGTTTAGCGGTTAATGTTACAGGTCTGCAATATGCCTGGATTTTTACTTATCCAGAAACAGGCATAACCACAGGTGAACTGCATGTTCCCATCGGGCGAGAAGTGCAAATCAATATGACAGCTAATGATGTCATCCACGCCTTTTGGGTGCCAGAATTCCGCTTAAAACAAGATGCGATACCCGGTAGACAGAGCGAAATTCGCTTCACTCCCAACAAAGTTGGTGATTATGCTCTAATTTGTGCTGAACTTTGCGGCCCCTACCACGGCGCGATGCGAAGCCAAGTGGTTGTGGAAAGTCAAGAAAATTTTGACAAATGGATGCAAAAGCAGCTGGTTGCTAGTCATGAAACCTTGAATCAAGCCGTTGCTGTTAATCCAGCCAACCTCACCCCAGATGAATTTCTCGCGCCTTACACCAAGGAAATGGGAATTCAGCCAGAAATTTTACATCAAGTTCACAAGTAGTCCAAAGTCAATAGTCCACAGTCAATAGCCCAGAGGAAAACCATCAGACCATTGACCATTGACCATTGACCCTTGACCATTGACCATTAACTATGACACAAGCCCAAATACAAGAAACAGCCAATTTTCCGGTGCGGATTGATGAACCGGGAGCGAGAAAATGGCGAGATTACTTTACTTTCAACACTGACCATAAAGTGATCGGGATTCAATATCTCGTCACTTCCTTCATTTTTTATTGCATTGGCGGTGTTCTCGCTGACTTGGTGCGAACAGAACTACGCACTCCCGAAGTAGATTTTGTCAGCCCAGAAGTTTATAACAGCCTGTTTACCCTGCACGCCACAATCATGATTTTCTTGTGGATTGTACCAGCAGGTGCCGGGTTTGCCAACTATTTGATTCCCCTGATGATTGGGGCTAAGGATATGGCATTCCCTAGATTGAATGCTGTGGCTTTTTGGATGATTCCTGTTGGGGGTTTATTGCTGGTTGCTAGTTTAGCTGTAGGCGATGCGCCAGATGCCGGTTGGACTTCCTATCCACCCCTCAGCTTGGTGACAGGCCAAGTAGGTGAAGGGATTTGGATTATGAGTGTGCTGTTGCTGGGTACGTCGTCGATTTTGGGGGCGATAAATTTTCTTGTCACCTTAATCAAGATGCGGACTCCAGGAATGGGAGTACATCAAATGCCCTTGTTTTGTTGGGCGATGTTTGCTACTTCGGCATTAGTTTTGATGTCCACACCAGTCTTAGCCGCAGGTTTGATTTTGCTGGCCTTTGACTTATTGGCAGGGACAACATTTTTTAATCCGACTGGTGGCGGTGATCCCGTGGTTTACCAGCACATGTTCTGGTTTTACTCCCATCCGGCAGTTTATATCATGATTTTGCCGTTCTTTGGGGCAATTTCCGAGATTATTCCCATACATTCTCGTAAACCAATTTTCGGCTATAAAGCGATCGCCTACTCGTCCCTAGCAATTAGCTTTTTGGGGTTGATAGTTTGGGCGCACCACATGTTTACCAGTGGCATTCCCGGTTGGTTGCGGATGTTCTTTATGATCACCACGATGATCATTGCTGTACCCACAGGGATCAAAATTTTCAGCTGGTTAGCCACGATGTGGGGTGGCAAAATCCAACTCAACTCAGCCATGCTATTTGCCATTGGTTTTGTTGGCACCTTTGTAATTGGTGGCATTAGTGGTGTAATGTTAGCGGCTGTACCTTTTGATATTCACGTTCACGATACTTATTTTGTCGTGGCTCACCTCCACTATGTGTTGTTTGGTGGAAGCGTGTTGGGGATTTTTGCCGCTATTTATCACTGGTTCCCGAAGATGACGGGACGGATGTTCAACGAATTTTGGGGTAAGGTTCACTTTGCACTGACAATTGTAGGTCTGAATATGACCTTCTTACCCATGCACAAGCTAGGGATGATGGGGATGAACCGCCGCGTCGCTCAGTATGACCCCAAATTTACCCTGCTGAATGAAATCTGCACCTATGGCGCTTACATACTTGCTGTTTCCACCTTTCCCTTCATCATCAATGCAATTTGGAGTTGGATGTACGGTGAAAAAGCAGGTAACAATCCTTGGCGAGCGCTGACCTTAGAGTGGATGACAACCTCGCCACCAGCAATTGAAAATTTTGATGGATTCCCCGTATTAGCTACAGGGCCTTATGACTACGGCTTAGAAAGAGCTAATGAAGGTGTGCCGTTATCAGATCCCAATCCCTTGTTATCGGCTGGCCCCAACTCGGTACTACGTGCTGATCCTGATGAGCCATATCCCACCATCGAGTCTGACCTGGAACAACGTGTTTCGGGTAATAAAGATTAAGGATGGAATAGGAGCTAGAGATTTAGCATTCTCGCTGTCAAAATTCTCTAGCTCTTAGCCATACTGCATTTTTCATACTTCATACTTCACACTTCACACTTAATAAGATTCATGCAAAGTCAAACCATTGACCCAGCTAAAACCGAATTAAATCATCATCATAGTACAGCCACAGTTGGTCATCACGAAGAACATCCAGACCATCGCTTGTTTGGTTTGTTTGTTTTCTTAGTGGCTGAAGGGATGATTTTTTTGGGCTTGTTTGGAGCCTATCTAGCTTTTCGTTCGACTTTACCTGTGTGGCCTCCCGCTGGCACACCAGAATTGGAATTATTACTTCCTGGAGTTAATACTGTCAATCTGATTGCCAGCAGTTTTGTGATGCACAATGCTGATACGGCAATTAAAAAGAATGATGCACGAGGTGCGCGGATTTGGTTAGCGATTACCGCCGCAATGGGGGCAATTTTCTTGGTGGGGCAGGTATATGAATATACTCATCTTGAATTTGGTTTAACTACCAATTTATTTGCTAGTGCCTTCTACGTTTTAACTGGTTTCCACGGATTGCACGTTACCATTGGCGTTTTAGCAATTGTAGCGGTATTGTGGCGATCGCGCGTTCCTGGTCATTATAGTAACGAAAAGCATTTCGGTATTGAAGCTGCCGAAATCTACTGGCACTTTGTAGACGTAATTTGGATAATTCTGTTCGGATTACTGTATTTACTGTAGGTATTAATGATTAAGTTGTTCACTCCACGCGAATAACTTAAAACTGAACCCCCACAAGGGGTTTTTTTTATACCCAAAAAGGTGCAATATTCACTGCACCTTTTCAATCTTAACTACCTATTGCTATTTGTTCGGCGCTCTGCTCTCCTAAATGGAGAAAGAGATACTCAATCAAAAATTGTTTTGTATTACCTACTTGCATTATCATCTGCGCTGCGTTTAACGGTATCAGGATAGACTGAACCCCATTGTTTGACAGCTTCTGCTGATTCTTTAGCAATTCTTTGAGTACGTTTACCAGGCTCATCTTCAGTTTGACGAGCTTCTCTGTTCCATTCACCAGTAGTTTTAGGTCTATCAGCTTTATCTTGATGTACCACTCTATCAAGTTCTCTCGTTACAGCTTTGGTGTTACCACGCTCAATATTAGCGTTTGTTGTTAGTACTAAAAATCCTACTAGTACTACAGCGACAAACCGCTTTACTTGAAGACCATTCAGCAGAGAACTGATGCGAGAAAATGCTTGAGAAATCAAATTTATCATGGACTTCACTCCATTATTTTTACGTTTTTAGAACTAATTGGTTAGCTTTAAGTACAGGTTAGGAATGAAATTTAGCAAAAACTAACCTATTTGGGAACCAATCAGCTTTATTGAAAGACATATCAAGACTATCTGTTACAAAGGTAAATATTCCTCTAGCAGAAGTCAGAGCTTGCTTATAGCCAAGAGTGCATATTTAATCTTGTACAGTCTGAAATTTGAATTACTTTATTTAGAAAACATCTATCTTAAGTGCGATCGCTCTCAAATAAAGTAAACTTCTATTCAGGACAATTCCACAGTGCAACTTGCTGTCTAAGTTCTTCTATATCTAAATAATCATGAGCAAAGGCTTTGCGTAATAACGGATGGGGAATAAATTCGTCATACTTTTGCATTTCTGGCGCTTCGGCTGTACTCACTAAATCTCCTGCGGAAATTCTTTGCTCACATAATGAAGCAATTTCTGGTTGCAGATTTTTAAACTTACCTTTGCCTAATTTCAAAATTAAATAATAAGGGTTAATTCCCCCAATACTACTAATTTCTAAAGATTCTCGACAAAAAGAATTGAGCAATCTTTCTAAGGTGCGATAAGTTACCGTTCCCACCCAAGGGAAAATACAGCATTTATTTTTATCTATTTGCAATATCTGAGATTTTGCTAATCCAGCAGATTGGACTAATTCTCTGACTATTTTTAGACGTTGTTTAGCATTTTTTTGTAAATAACTATATTCCACATCTTCGAGTAAAACCTGCCGCATTCGCCGTAAAACTTTTGTATGAATACTACCGCCACTACCACGCCAATAAACGGTAGCTTTACCATCTACTTGTTTGGCTAAAACCACTTTCCTTTTAAAATCAACTTCTAAAACTTCCCAAGTTCGTCCGGCTAAACCAAATTGATTACCTACAGGTGGCGGTGTCACAATACTGCCAATTTCTGTAGTTCCTTGCTTGACTACATATTCTTGATTATCAGCAAATACAGCATAGAACTGAAATCTACCTACTATTTTTTCGCCAGCCAAGCCGATAATTAATTTGCCTTGCTCAGTTTTATGAATATGATTTATATCAATTAAATAACGTAGTAATAGTTTAAAATCTTCTTGAGTAATCGCCGCAAAAGGTGGAAATTTTAAAACTTGTTTTGCTAAATTAGCTGGAGATATTTCCCCTGTTGCTAATAAAATACTCATTGTCTGATGATAAAGCAAACTCAAAGGGTATTTAGGCGGCTTTATCGGCTCAATCCAGCGTTCTTCTAAATACAGTTGAATAATGGCGATACACTGCAAAAGTTGCCAGGGGATTTTCTCAGGAAGATATGCTTCTTGTGATGGTTCATATTCAACACAGACAAAACGCATATCTGCTGCTACACCTCTTCTACCAGCACGTCCTAAACGTTGT
This window of the Nostoc sp. HK-01 genome carries:
- a CDS encoding DEAD/DEAH box helicase-like protein — protein: MTNAFNRLAPFIQEYIYHHNWTELRPVQIAACEVIFDTDAHLLVAAATAAGKTEAAFLPVLTVLHNHPTNTIGALYIGPIKALINDQFERLNGLLKTADIPVYHWHGDVAQSRKNQLLKNPQGILQITPESLESLLINKHHDLVRLFGDLKFVIIDEIHAFMGSERGCQIICQLQRLANTIQSQPRRIGLSATLGDYSLAEEWLRSGTDKQVITPTIEVGKRQIKLAVEHFYLRDDINSSAIYDNYLFNLTKNQKCLIFANNRTQTESVIASLRQIAQEQSQPDIYHVHHGSISASLRQAAEKAMQEPHHPAVTAATLTLELGIDIGNLERVIQLESPLSVASFLQRLGRAGRRGVAADMRFVCVEYEPSQEAYLPEKIPWQLLQCIAIIQLYLEERWIEPIKPPKYPLSLLYHQTMSILLATGEISPANLAKQVLKFPPFAAITQEDFKLLLRYLIDINHIHKTEQGKLIIGLAGEKIVGRFQFYAVFADNQEYVVKQGTTEIGSIVTPPPVGNQFGLAGRTWEVLEVDFKRKVVLAKQVDGKATVYWRGSGGSIHTKVLRRMRQVLLEDVEYSYLQKNAKQRLKIVRELVQSAGLAKSQILQIDKNKCCIFPWVGTVTYRTLERLLNSFCRESLEISSIGGINPYYLILKLGKGKFKNLQPEIASLCEQRISAGDLVSTAEAPEMQKYDEFIPHPLLRKAFAHDYLDIEELRQQVALWNCPE